In a single window of the Melioribacteraceae bacterium genome:
- a CDS encoding bifunctional response regulator/alkaline phosphatase family protein, whose protein sequence is MKKNRILWVDDEIEMLRSHIIFLNEKGYEVETVTNGADAVSEVRNKQFDLIFLDEMMAGMGGLETLSQIKEINANIPVVMVTKSEEESLMNDAIGSKIRDYLIKPVLPSQILMVCKKVLESKKISGEYAAKDYLHDFNEISQRLLGNPDHEDWIDIYLKLVNWDLELDRHPEIGLKQTLFEQKKECNQEFSKFVEKKYKHWIDAEDDNSPMLTPKITEKFVLPLLSQTDAPVFYFVIDCLRLDQWLVMEKHLRDLFTIKKDYYYSILPTATPYSRNALFAGLFPSEIEKHYPDLWDSMKDDENSMNRYEKELLQFLLNRKKITLRNELKYIKIIDPEVGRGFEQNVLSHKKTNFMAVVVNFLDMIAHGRSDSSILKEIAPDESAYRSLTNSWFQHSSLLNTFKAIATIPKAKIVVTTDHGSIRALRGSKVLGDREASSNLRFKFGRNLKVEDKHALFIKKPSEYKLPDRGVSISYIIAKEDYYFVYPTDYHKYLSYYKDSFQHGGISMEEMILPVVTMESKV, encoded by the coding sequence ATGAAAAAGAATAGAATTTTATGGGTTGATGATGAAATTGAAATGCTCCGTTCACATATCATCTTCTTGAATGAAAAAGGGTACGAAGTTGAAACTGTTACTAATGGTGCCGATGCTGTATCCGAAGTGCGAAATAAACAATTTGATTTAATCTTTCTTGATGAAATGATGGCTGGGATGGGGGGGCTCGAAACTCTATCTCAGATTAAAGAGATTAACGCTAATATTCCTGTTGTGATGGTTACAAAGAGTGAAGAAGAATCATTAATGAACGATGCAATCGGAAGTAAGATTAGAGATTATTTAATTAAACCTGTACTGCCTTCGCAAATATTAATGGTCTGCAAAAAAGTTTTGGAAAGCAAAAAAATATCGGGCGAATATGCAGCGAAGGATTATTTACATGATTTCAATGAAATTTCACAGCGATTACTGGGAAACCCCGATCATGAAGATTGGATAGATATTTATCTTAAACTCGTTAATTGGGATTTGGAATTAGATCGTCATCCAGAAATTGGATTAAAGCAAACCCTTTTCGAACAGAAAAAAGAGTGTAATCAAGAGTTCAGCAAGTTTGTTGAAAAAAAATATAAACATTGGATTGATGCTGAAGATGACAATTCTCCTATGCTTACTCCAAAAATTACGGAGAAATTTGTTCTGCCGTTACTTTCTCAGACCGATGCGCCTGTATTTTACTTTGTAATCGATTGCTTAAGGTTAGATCAATGGTTGGTTATGGAAAAGCATTTGCGCGACCTTTTTACAATAAAAAAAGATTATTATTATTCTATTCTTCCAACAGCAACACCATATTCAAGAAACGCTTTATTCGCGGGATTATTTCCATCAGAAATTGAGAAGCATTATCCCGATCTTTGGGACAGCATGAAAGATGATGAGAATAGTATGAACAGGTATGAAAAAGAACTGCTCCAATTTTTATTGAACAGAAAAAAAATTACTCTTAGAAATGAGTTAAAGTATATAAAAATTATTGACCCTGAAGTGGGAAGAGGTTTTGAGCAGAATGTTTTATCACACAAAAAAACAAATTTTATGGCTGTCGTGGTAAATTTTCTTGATATGATTGCCCATGGCAGATCAGATTCATCAATTCTCAAAGAGATTGCACCGGATGAATCGGCATACCGTTCATTAACTAACAGCTGGTTTCAGCATTCATCATTATTAAATACATTTAAAGCAATAGCTACTATACCAAAAGCCAAAATTGTGGTTACAACAGATCATGGCAGTATAAGAGCGCTCCGTGGGTCCAAAGTATTGGGAGATAGAGAAGCTTCATCAAATTTACGTTTTAAGTTTGGGCGAAATCTTAAAGTAGAAGATAAACATGCTCTATTTATTAAAAAACCTTCAGAGTATAAACTACCAGACAGAGGTGTTTCGATAAGTTATATTATTGCTAAGGAAGATTACTATTTTGTTTATCCAACTGACTATCATAAATACCTGAGCTATTATAAGGATAGTTTTCAGCATGGCGGAATCTCGATGGAAGAAATGATTTTACCCGTTGTCACAATGGAGAGCAAAGTTTAA
- the sprA gene encoding cell surface protein SprA, with the protein MIASLGFTNHKEIVTINPQFYFSDLYPSVNFTKKEINNSENFPNTVNLFDLLQFSPDSIAAQKTDSLVIDQKDTVKAVLSKAELLKIAAREDSIRYVDSLSRDSLARVQQFTASPKSTANIPIRRGRVHPLFVDPYKSFIQRSTKLDSTGTKVIITEIMNGKSIRPDLVLPLEEYIQLRMAALNRDSWEALAYQYELKSSTKDLSQLITDLTNIDIPLPSSPLLSIFGPPKINLRISGAVDIRGAWRNETTEGITSSALGNTRNEPDFKQQVQINLAGTIGDKLTLSADWNTERQFQYENQLKIQYKGYEDEIIQSIEAGNVSLQASPLVGGSEALFGVKALFKMGPFTLTALASQKKSEVTEVALSGGAKAQKFEVRAYDYSTNHYFIDQIYADRNLNIFNNYFSNPTPFIRDSVRVKDIEVWKSTTGLFNPNERKVNAYIDLPRKIGTAPYSSQLRDSTVQTDPGNIVGNSRFILLTEGVDYTIHKETGFISFITSIQEQDAVAIAVRIEGRTGADADDVYYGEFIKDLNQTPETRLVLKLIKPANLQPQHKKAWKLQLRNIYPIGGRNVKEEGFIFDVMYRVEGQEPQNNYQGIKLLETFGLDKTDKSKTATQPDGAFDYFTGRTIIPKTGEVIFPVLEPFGRDFPIELPDSLKFQLVYDTTKTFARQDRTKDKFVLSGEYSAEVTSVFQIGFNVVEKSVKVLLNGNQLSEGQDYTVDYNVGQIIIRNDNALVPGADLKISYEQNDLISLASKTMIGLRGLYEFNRNTTLGFSFLNLNQQTLSDKVRIGEEPLNNSIWGADFKTTLPLPFLTKAIDNLISTSAPSSLTINAEAAYMDPDPNTKKSTIESDGGKSIAFVDDFEGAKRTIPLGMAYGSWKDISVPQKLAPSIDGLTALRKMDYKGKTFWFNRTPSDVTIKAIYGERKNAAPDQQQITALDMVFDPSRRGFYNYTPNLANKKVNWGGMMKVLSSSANNLIEENIEFIEFWVNIVEAPTDLKLVIDLGQISEDVIPNGVLDTEDKNDNTLVDDGEDTGIDGVRDVGEPGYDSALNPDPSNDNYRFTLTQNPDYSNINGTEGNAVSIDLGRFPDSEDLNGNRTLDRVDSYFRYEIPLDSNKFTNPFIQGGGDNAGWYLYRIPLKDFTDKVRDPSFSIVEFIRFWVTGTEQTVHLRFAEMNLVGNQWQKVLNSEVTVDDEVLTLSTINVEDNPDYYSPPGVIRERDRSKPDYQIFKNEQSLELILKDLDDGKIREVVRYLYKSVDLFNYKEMKFFVHGELQDAPGSVSYFDPGDPSNYGSEVYLRFGSDSTNFYEYRQPVRAGWNEVSMLFSELTSIKQKRSGDSIKVLVQQAVADKIGHFFGVRGNPTLTRVSYFLIGISNPANKGERGRSVSGSIWLNELRVLDADNTPGWAMSGNASLMFADLLRVNANYTKTDPYFHKLADRFGTRDDRSGWGVSADLDLIKLIPFNLSGSNMRISYSVTESMTAPQYLPGTDVQLVAAQEALAQSLAEEGVPEEEIAQQVAAFKRQSESFNRSEQWNLANVRIKLPSNSWYATYLINNLTFGFNFSKSSGYSPTVIENNAWNWNANAGYALNLSRDFYFLPADIPLFGEVVKIFTDYKDVKVYFFPQTFNTNITASRKRSYSLNFGASAKPSIQRDFTSSRGAGFNWIFTEGGFFNIATNYNFDVQSTYAHLLSQTEQDRSEKEIWNDIIKGSFFGRDFSYKQSLDFRLTPKMPTIFELNRYLTFNASYSSSYSWQNNFQQENLGRAAGYTNRISSSLTIRLKSIFAPLFESAVQTPAQQTKPQPRQVPTRAGGRRSGVRETQAPTPVQPVIADSTRQPLSDSLGIARSLMDSSKTASVFDRVRGDSSNVMDEDTLAVPTESIFSKSLNALKLVAKTILFDYDQISVNFSQSSSLSGGGLLGTGTGFANFWGFSQSDENGPSRLFMLGLSNNIGRRAPLGNLSDNYTHKNDLDFKTSRPLWEGAQIDLNWKVGWGFNKATTLQTDSLGNVSVNSLTSTGQLDRSFLSFPSTSLFSFLGTGIKKVSELYDRDALNPNDNLSESFRSGFEAISILGKIPILKDIMKYIPRPNWSFSWSGLEKFSFLSFAQRITLSHAYTSTYSEGWKVIPDKDRQIDVTEIQSQKVDFSFSPLIGVSITMNNFYGGNFQGSFRYNTRSSYSLGVSTRNITESFSNDISLTASYSKSGFELPLFGISLKNDIEVSFSYTSGKNSSVLYEMDRFDEKGKPLEGKTNTTIEPKIRYVMSSRVTLSIFYRRSTIQPEGASRIPPTKTNEAGVDVRISIQ; encoded by the coding sequence TTGATTGCGTCTCTTGGTTTCACAAACCATAAAGAGATTGTTACAATCAATCCTCAGTTTTATTTCTCTGATTTATATCCTTCTGTAAATTTTACCAAAAAAGAAATTAATAACTCTGAAAATTTTCCAAACACAGTTAACTTATTTGATTTATTACAATTCTCCCCCGATTCCATAGCAGCTCAGAAAACTGATTCATTAGTAATTGATCAAAAGGATACTGTGAAAGCAGTCCTTTCAAAAGCAGAACTACTAAAAATTGCGGCGCGGGAAGATTCAATAAGATATGTAGATTCATTATCACGAGATTCACTGGCTCGAGTTCAGCAATTTACCGCATCACCAAAATCAACCGCCAATATTCCTATCAGGAGAGGTAGGGTCCATCCTCTTTTCGTAGATCCCTACAAAAGTTTTATTCAAAGAAGTACTAAACTTGATTCCACCGGAACTAAAGTAATTATCACCGAGATAATGAATGGCAAATCTATTCGTCCGGATCTTGTATTACCACTCGAGGAATATATTCAGCTTAGAATGGCCGCACTTAACCGGGATTCGTGGGAAGCTCTTGCATATCAGTACGAACTAAAATCTTCAACTAAAGATCTTTCTCAATTAATAACAGATTTAACAAATATTGATATTCCACTCCCCAGTTCACCTTTACTAAGCATATTCGGACCTCCCAAGATTAATCTTAGAATTAGCGGTGCAGTAGATATTAGGGGCGCGTGGCGAAATGAAACTACCGAAGGTATAACTTCATCGGCACTTGGCAACACAAGAAATGAACCCGATTTTAAACAACAAGTTCAAATAAATCTTGCTGGAACTATAGGTGATAAATTAACACTCTCCGCAGATTGGAATACCGAGCGGCAATTTCAATATGAGAATCAGTTAAAGATTCAATACAAAGGTTACGAAGATGAGATTATTCAAAGCATTGAAGCCGGGAACGTATCACTTCAGGCATCACCTTTAGTTGGTGGAAGTGAAGCTCTATTTGGAGTGAAAGCACTATTTAAAATGGGCCCTTTTACATTAACTGCACTTGCTTCACAAAAGAAAAGTGAGGTTACGGAGGTAGCATTAAGCGGAGGAGCGAAAGCTCAAAAATTTGAGGTAAGAGCTTACGACTATTCTACAAATCATTACTTCATTGATCAAATTTATGCCGATAGAAACCTGAATATATTTAACAATTATTTTTCTAATCCAACCCCTTTCATAAGGGATTCTGTTCGTGTTAAGGATATAGAAGTTTGGAAATCTACAACCGGTTTATTTAATCCGAATGAAAGAAAAGTAAATGCTTACATTGATTTACCCCGTAAAATTGGTACGGCTCCATATTCTTCGCAATTAAGAGATAGCACTGTTCAAACAGATCCTGGCAACATTGTAGGTAATTCACGTTTTATTCTTTTAACTGAAGGTGTAGATTATACCATCCATAAAGAAACAGGGTTTATTTCTTTTATTACATCAATACAAGAACAGGATGCCGTTGCTATAGCGGTTCGTATTGAAGGAAGAACCGGTGCCGATGCAGATGACGTTTATTATGGTGAATTTATTAAAGATCTAAATCAAACGCCGGAAACAAGACTCGTACTTAAACTTATTAAACCGGCTAATCTTCAACCTCAACATAAAAAGGCCTGGAAATTACAGTTGCGGAATATTTATCCAATTGGAGGACGTAATGTTAAGGAGGAGGGTTTTATCTTTGATGTAATGTATCGTGTTGAGGGGCAAGAACCTCAAAATAATTATCAAGGAATAAAACTACTTGAAACATTTGGATTGGATAAAACCGATAAAAGTAAAACCGCAACTCAGCCCGATGGGGCATTCGATTATTTCACCGGTAGAACAATTATACCAAAAACCGGAGAAGTAATTTTCCCTGTACTGGAACCCTTCGGAAGAGATTTCCCGATTGAATTACCCGATTCTCTGAAATTCCAATTGGTTTATGATACAACCAAAACTTTTGCAAGGCAGGATCGAACAAAAGATAAATTTGTTCTCAGTGGTGAATATTCTGCCGAAGTAACCTCTGTATTCCAAATAGGTTTTAACGTTGTTGAAAAATCAGTAAAAGTATTATTGAATGGAAATCAACTTTCTGAGGGGCAAGATTATACGGTTGATTATAATGTGGGGCAAATTATAATTCGAAATGATAATGCGCTTGTTCCGGGTGCCGATTTAAAAATTTCATATGAACAAAATGATTTGATCTCACTGGCTTCAAAAACAATGATTGGACTACGTGGACTTTATGAGTTTAATAGGAATACTACTCTTGGATTTTCATTTTTGAATCTTAATCAACAAACATTGAGTGATAAAGTTAGAATTGGTGAAGAACCATTGAATAACTCTATTTGGGGAGCCGACTTTAAAACCACACTGCCGCTTCCATTCTTAACCAAAGCGATAGATAATTTAATTTCCACAAGTGCCCCATCTTCACTAACAATTAACGCAGAAGCCGCCTACATGGATCCCGATCCTAATACCAAGAAAAGTACAATTGAAAGTGACGGTGGAAAGAGTATTGCTTTTGTTGATGATTTTGAAGGCGCTAAAAGAACAATTCCTTTGGGTATGGCTTATGGTTCTTGGAAAGATATAAGTGTCCCACAAAAATTAGCTCCCTCTATTGATGGACTTACTGCTTTGCGTAAGATGGATTATAAAGGAAAGACTTTTTGGTTTAACAGAACACCATCGGATGTAACCATCAAAGCTATTTATGGTGAAAGAAAAAATGCCGCTCCGGATCAACAACAAATTACCGCTCTCGATATGGTATTTGATCCTTCAAGACGAGGTTTCTATAATTATACACCTAACCTGGCTAATAAGAAAGTTAACTGGGGCGGTATGATGAAAGTACTCTCCTCATCAGCCAATAATTTAATTGAGGAAAATATTGAATTTATTGAGTTTTGGGTCAACATAGTTGAGGCACCTACTGATCTTAAATTAGTGATTGATCTCGGACAAATAAGTGAAGATGTAATTCCTAATGGAGTGCTTGACACCGAAGATAAAAATGATAATACACTTGTGGATGATGGAGAAGATACAGGTATTGATGGTGTTAGAGATGTTGGAGAACCTGGTTACGACTCAGCTCTGAATCCTGATCCATCTAATGATAATTATCGTTTTACTTTAACTCAAAACCCCGACTATTCCAACATCAATGGCACTGAAGGAAATGCAGTATCTATTGATTTGGGAAGATTTCCTGATTCGGAAGATTTGAATGGAAACCGAACGCTTGATAGAGTGGATAGTTATTTCAGATATGAAATTCCACTCGACTCCAATAAATTCACGAATCCCTTCATTCAAGGTGGAGGTGATAATGCCGGCTGGTATTTATATCGAATTCCACTAAAAGATTTTACAGACAAGGTGCGCGATCCCAGTTTTTCAATTGTTGAGTTTATAAGATTTTGGGTAACCGGTACGGAGCAAACTGTTCATTTAAGATTCGCGGAAATGAATTTGGTGGGGAACCAATGGCAAAAAGTTCTCAATTCTGAAGTGACAGTTGATGACGAAGTTTTAACATTATCAACAATTAACGTGGAAGATAACCCCGATTATTATTCACCTCCAGGTGTAATTAGGGAGCGTGATCGTTCTAAACCCGATTACCAAATTTTCAAGAATGAGCAGTCTCTGGAATTAATTTTAAAAGATCTTGATGATGGGAAAATTCGAGAGGTGGTTAGATACCTCTACAAATCAGTAGATCTTTTTAATTATAAAGAAATGAAATTTTTTGTTCATGGTGAATTACAGGATGCGCCGGGTTCAGTATCTTATTTTGATCCTGGAGATCCGAGTAATTATGGCTCTGAGGTTTATCTGCGATTCGGATCCGATTCAACTAATTTTTATGAATACCGGCAACCTGTTAGAGCCGGCTGGAATGAAGTTTCGATGTTATTTTCAGAACTTACTTCAATTAAACAGAAAAGAAGCGGCGATTCCATAAAAGTGTTAGTACAGCAAGCCGTTGCTGATAAAATTGGACATTTTTTTGGAGTTAGGGGAAATCCAACCTTAACCCGGGTTTCTTATTTCTTAATAGGAATTTCTAATCCGGCGAATAAAGGAGAAAGAGGCAGATCGGTCTCTGGTTCAATTTGGTTGAACGAGTTAAGAGTTCTCGATGCAGATAATACTCCCGGCTGGGCAATGAGCGGTAACGCTTCATTGATGTTTGCTGATCTACTTCGGGTAAATGCAAATTATACTAAGACTGATCCATATTTCCATAAATTAGCTGATCGGTTTGGTACAAGGGATGACCGATCCGGATGGGGAGTATCTGCTGATTTAGATTTAATAAAACTAATTCCATTTAACCTCTCCGGTAGTAACATGAGAATTTCATACTCGGTTACAGAATCTATGACAGCTCCCCAATATTTACCCGGTACCGATGTTCAGTTAGTTGCGGCTCAGGAAGCCTTGGCTCAATCCCTTGCTGAAGAAGGTGTACCTGAAGAAGAAATAGCTCAGCAAGTTGCGGCATTTAAAAGACAATCCGAATCGTTCAACCGTTCGGAACAATGGAATTTAGCAAACGTTCGAATTAAACTTCCCTCAAATTCATGGTATGCAACATATCTCATTAATAATTTAACATTTGGATTTAACTTTAGTAAAAGCTCTGGTTACAGTCCTACTGTTATTGAAAACAATGCATGGAACTGGAATGCAAATGCAGGTTACGCGTTAAACTTGAGCCGCGATTTTTATTTTCTGCCGGCAGATATCCCATTGTTTGGAGAAGTTGTAAAAATATTTACCGATTATAAAGATGTAAAAGTTTATTTTTTCCCGCAGACTTTTAATACAAATATTACTGCAAGTAGAAAGAGGTCCTACAGCTTAAATTTTGGAGCATCCGCAAAGCCTAGTATTCAGCGCGATTTTACTTCATCACGTGGCGCAGGGTTTAATTGGATTTTTACCGAAGGTGGATTTTTTAATATCGCAACAAATTATAACTTTGATGTTCAATCAACCTACGCACATCTTTTATCGCAGACTGAGCAGGACAGAAGTGAAAAAGAAATTTGGAACGATATTATTAAAGGTTCATTCTTTGGAAGAGATTTTAGCTACAAACAATCGCTTGATTTCAGATTAACGCCAAAAATGCCAACGATATTTGAGCTTAATAGATATTTAACTTTTAATGCTAGTTATTCCTCTTCATATAGTTGGCAAAATAATTTTCAACAAGAAAATTTAGGAAGAGCAGCTGGTTACACAAACAGAATTAGCTCAAGTCTAACTATAAGGCTTAAATCTATATTCGCGCCATTATTTGAATCGGCAGTGCAAACACCAGCTCAACAAACTAAACCACAACCGCGGCAAGTTCCAACTCGAGCCGGTGGAAGAAGAAGTGGTGTCCGCGAGACTCAAGCTCCTACGCCAGTTCAACCAGTAATAGCCGATTCAACTCGTCAACCATTATCTGATTCATTGGGTATTGCAAGAAGTTTAATGGATAGTTCAAAGACAGCCTCTGTTTTTGATCGCGTGAGAGGGGATTCATCAAACGTTATGGATGAAGATACACTTGCAGTACCAACAGAATCAATTTTCTCCAAATCATTAAATGCTTTAAAGTTGGTTGCAAAAACTATATTGTTCGATTATGATCAAATCTCAGTTAATTTTTCACAAAGTAGTTCTTTAAGCGGTGGTGGATTATTAGGAACAGGAACAGGGTTTGCTAATTTCTGGGGATTTTCTCAATCCGATGAAAATGGTCCTTCACGATTATTTATGCTCGGATTATCGAATAACATTGGAAGAAGAGCGCCGCTTGGAAACTTAAGCGATAATTATACTCATAAAAATGATCTGGACTTCAAAACCTCCCGACCATTATGGGAAGGAGCCCAAATTGATTTGAATTGGAAAGTGGGATGGGGATTTAATAAAGCAACTACTCTGCAAACAGATTCACTCGGAAATGTATCGGTTAATAGTTTGACCTCCACTGGACAATTAGATAGATCATTCTTGAGTTTCCCCTCAACATCGCTCTTTTCATTTTTAGGTACCGGAATTAAAAAAGTAAGTGAATTATATGACAGAGATGCTCTTAATCCAAATGATAATTTATCAGAATCATTCCGTTCCGGTTTTGAGGCAATATCTATTTTAGGTAAAATTCCGATTCTTAAAGATATAATGAAATATATTCCTCGCCCAAACTGGTCATTTTCGTGGAGTGGTTTAGAAAAATTTAGTTTCCTAAGTTTTGCACAAAGAATTACACTAAGCCACGCTTACACCTCTACATACAGCGAAGGATGGAAAGTTATACCGGATAAAGATCGCCAGATAGATGTCACTGAAATTCAATCGCAAAAAGTTGATTTTTCATTTTCACCGTTGATTGGCGTATCAATAACGATGAATAATTTTTATGGTGGAAATTTTCAAGGGTCATTCCGTTATAATACCAGAAGCAGCTACAGTTTAGGAGTGTCAACTAGAAATATTACAGAATCATTTTCGAATGATATAAGCTTAACGGCAAGTTATTCAAAATCGGGATTTGAACTTCCACTATTTGGTATTTCTCTTAAAAATGATATTGAAGTTTCCTTTTCTTACACTAGCGGAAAAAATTCAAGTGTTCTCTACGAAATGGATAGATTTGATGAAAAGGGAAAACCACTCGAAGGAAAAACAAATACTACAATTGAGCCTAAAATCAGATATGTGATGAGTTCACGAGTTACACTTTCTATATTTTATAGAAGATCCACTATACAACCAGAAGGTGCATCCAGAATCCCTCCAACAAAAACTAATGAAGCAGGCGTTGATGTAAGAATTTCAATACAATAA
- a CDS encoding DUF1573 domain-containing protein yields the protein MKIKFLLMTLLLTNFMNAQNLPKIFSPNPDHDFGTILEGAIVSHDFEIVNNGKAELEIQKVSATCGCTAANPVKNKLMPGEKTTIRVEFNSKSRMGPQDKYVYVFSNDKENPNLRLSFSCVVVDKMTQAQFNNKIPKLIISKSSHDFGNVEEGKVVSVKIDLKNTGNDLLKIDNVKTTCGCTAALLSNKTIKPGEAGNLKIDLDTANREGKLTRTVTIISNDPAQPSQSITLFVNILKRK from the coding sequence ATGAAAATAAAATTCCTTTTAATGACGCTTCTTTTAACCAATTTTATGAATGCTCAAAACTTACCCAAAATATTTTCTCCCAACCCAGATCATGATTTCGGTACCATATTAGAAGGGGCGATAGTATCTCACGATTTTGAAATTGTTAATAATGGTAAAGCTGAGCTGGAAATTCAAAAAGTATCTGCCACTTGCGGATGCACTGCCGCTAATCCAGTTAAAAATAAATTGATGCCTGGAGAAAAAACTACAATTAGAGTTGAATTTAACTCAAAATCACGCATGGGTCCACAAGATAAATATGTGTATGTTTTTTCTAATGATAAGGAGAACCCTAATCTTAGATTGAGTTTCAGTTGTGTGGTTGTGGATAAAATGACTCAAGCTCAGTTCAATAATAAAATACCTAAGCTGATAATTTCAAAATCAAGTCATGATTTTGGAAATGTTGAAGAGGGTAAAGTTGTATCTGTAAAAATTGATTTAAAGAATACTGGCAACGATCTATTAAAAATAGATAATGTTAAAACTACCTGTGGTTGTACAGCTGCACTATTAAGTAATAAAACTATTAAACCTGGGGAGGCTGGAAATCTAAAAATTGATTTAGATACTGCAAATAGAGAAGGTAAGCTAACACGAACAGTTACCATAATTTCAAATGATCCCGCACAGCCTTCACAATCAATAACGCTATTTGTAAATATTTTAAAGAGAAAATAA
- the tsaE gene encoding tRNA (adenosine(37)-N6)-threonylcarbamoyltransferase complex ATPase subunit type 1 TsaE has translation MEIPFQKKISSETETLEIAEQLSKILVSGDVVVINGNLGAGKTFLIKAICSSWEIEDASSPTFSLIHEYVGSRKVFHLDFYRIKKSEELYDLGIEDYFNDESAVIFIEWGELFPEVLPNKRINIIITKDEQEERQIKVFNNE, from the coding sequence TTGGAAATACCTTTTCAAAAAAAAATTAGTAGCGAAACTGAAACTTTAGAAATTGCCGAACAATTATCTAAAATTTTAGTATCCGGTGATGTTGTTGTAATTAATGGCAATCTTGGTGCGGGAAAAACATTTTTAATTAAAGCTATTTGTTCATCATGGGAAATTGAAGATGCCTCGAGCCCCACATTTTCCCTTATTCATGAATATGTCGGAAGTCGAAAGGTATTCCATTTGGATTTTTATAGAATCAAGAAAAGTGAGGAATTATACGATCTTGGAATTGAGGATTATTTTAATGATGAAAGTGCAGTTATATTTATTGAGTGGGGAGAGTTATTCCCGGAGGTTTTACCAAATAAAAGAATTAATATTATTATAACCAAAGATGAACAAGAAGAAAGACAAATAAAGGTTTTTAATAATGAATAG
- the tsaB gene encoding tRNA (adenosine(37)-N6)-threonylcarbamoyltransferase complex dimerization subunit type 1 TsaB, with protein MNSLFPILAVETSGDLCSVAVLKDSSLISEKNISEPQAHSKQLIPMIGEVLSVSKVEKSEIKTIAISIGPGSFTGLRIGLAAVKGIAFGLQIPIIPVPTFDAVALQIYEENKFLHNFKIAVSANNDECYYAGYSVEGEFLKQVVPLQLSQKKTITSNPQNVYSTQLKDTHLSYIEAPRASMIAKWAYLFGEDLLTLDYDNLEPNYFKNFIVREKK; from the coding sequence ATGAATAGCTTATTCCCGATACTTGCTGTTGAAACCTCAGGTGATTTATGTAGCGTTGCGGTTCTAAAGGATTCAAGTTTAATATCAGAAAAAAATATTAGTGAACCACAAGCTCATTCAAAACAATTAATACCGATGATTGGCGAGGTTCTAAGTGTTTCAAAAGTTGAGAAAAGTGAAATAAAAACTATTGCTATTTCCATTGGCCCAGGTTCCTTTACAGGGCTGAGAATAGGGCTTGCTGCGGTAAAGGGAATTGCGTTTGGATTACAAATACCCATTATCCCAGTCCCAACATTTGATGCTGTTGCACTGCAGATTTATGAAGAAAATAAATTTCTTCACAATTTTAAAATTGCTGTAAGCGCAAATAATGATGAATGCTACTATGCAGGGTATTCTGTAGAAGGAGAATTCTTAAAACAAGTTGTCCCTCTTCAACTTTCACAAAAAAAAACTATTACTTCAAATCCACAAAATGTTTATAGCACCCAGTTAAAAGATACACACTTGTCCTACATTGAAGCACCCCGAGCATCAATGATTGCGAAGTGGGCTTATTTATTTGGGGAGGATTTGTTAACTTTAGACTACGATAATCTAGAGCCTAATTATTTTAAAAATTTTATTGTAAGGGAAAAGAAATGA